Proteins co-encoded in one Aspergillus fumigatus Af293 chromosome 6, whole genome shotgun sequence genomic window:
- a CDS encoding ankyrin repeat protein, whose amino-acid sequence MSLVQLPDEVLCSIGGYLSCYRDVRALVLSTRRLNRTFKPILNKSSVKDCHGSLLICAAQSGDICLVQEILQQLSVITKKREETASTEDSPIRDTQDNTDEEDGARDWDGTLHWDLQQHPLYKEWYRVRDILFVQRAFLASISPGRKELVQCFLDSGAVAGFAFPANEKHPLPLSLAIRHGHEEIFDILVKHKARACGEDECPVVAAVKYHRFHELRVLVRLGDCGHWDEALSLALDTRPISDHMVDNGVEIKKYGHVALFGAITEGKKDWVEFLISQGADPNLCLSTESDIGGGEKKYSSIYHAILNGHLDVCKFLIEHGVQPEEDDLQLAREKEYDEIVGILSGFSYVDVPEKEDLITSPLEDFQTDGAAVPFVGCDAVEFTGCVAQASGVEFGVVNATVYDLVRDDTLLATARVMGDGEIVVTHT is encoded by the exons ATGTCTCTTGTCCAGCTACCAGATGAAGTTCTGTGTAGTATAGGTGGATATTTGAGCTGTTATAGAGACGTTCGGGCTCTCGTCTTATCAACTCGTCGACTCAATAGGACATTCAAACCTATCCTCAATAAATCTAGCGTGAAGGATTGCCACGGATCTCTGTTAATCTGTGCAGCGCAAAGTGGAGATATCTGCCTCGTACAGGAGATTCTGCAACAGCTGTCTGTGATTACTAAAAAGCGAGAAGAAACGGCTTCTACAGAAGACAGCCCTATAAGAGACACCCAGGATAATaccgacgaggaagatggagCTCGAGACTGGGATGGAACGCTGCACTGGGATCTCCAACAGCACCCGCTCTATAAAGAATGGTATCGAGTCCGTGACATCCTTTTCGTCCAGCGTGCCTTTCTCGCTTCCATCTCTCCTGGGCGAAAGGAACTGGTCCAATGTTTTCTTGATAGCGGAGCGGTAGCAGGATTTGCCTTTCCTGCTAATGAAAAACATCcactgcctctttctctcgCGATCAGACACGGCCATGAGGAGATATTCGATATACTTGTCAAGCACAAGGCCCGTGCATGCGGCGAAGATGAGTGTCCCGTTGTTGCGGCCGTCAAATACCACCGTTTTCATGAACTTCGCGTCCTGGTGAGACTGGGAGATTGCGGGCACTGGGACGAAGCGCTTTCCCTTGCGTTAGATACTCGTCCCATATCCGATCATATGGTGGACAACGGGGTCGAAATCAAGAAGTATGGTCATGTGGCTCTATTCGGAGCTATTACtgaagggaagaaagactggGTTGAGTTCCTCATCTCTCAAGGTGCTGACCCCAACCTCTGCCTATCGACGGAAAGCGATATTGGTGGCGGAGAAAAGAAGTATAGCTCTATCTACCATGCGATACTTAATGGTCATTTGGATGTATGCAAATTTCTGATTGAGCATGGCGTACAGcctgaggaggatgatctcCAACTGGCGCGGGAGAAGGAATACGATGAAATTGTGGGCATTCTCTCGGGCTTTTCCTATGTAGATGTGCCTGAAAAGGAGGACCTCATTACAAG TCCCCTCGAGGACTTCCAAACTGATGGAGCGGCCGTGCCATTCGTAGGGTGTGATGCAGTGGAGTTTACAGGTTGTGTTGCGCAGGCTTCTGGGGTGGAGTTTGGCGTCGTGAATGCCACTGTCTATGACTTGGTCCGAGACGACACACTGCTGGCGACTGCTCGGGTGATGGGTGATGGGGAGATTGTGGTCACTCATACATGA
- a CDS encoding Mrp/NBP35 family ATP-binding protein, with the protein MMSIVSPLYIVVSVIHTNMIRKRLFSTLRALQHENPLGLPRSGTPPSFPRRRGLPEKRKIRDVKKVIAVSSAKGGVGKSTIAVNLALSLARRGIRTGILDTDIFGPSIPTLLNLSGEPRLDENNCLVPLTNYGLKSMSMGYLLPQPKPDPSQPTGNIPMDTTPISWRGLMVTKAMHQLLHSVSWGPLDVLVLDLPPGTGDVQLTIGQELIVDGAVIVTTPQDIALRDAVRGFGMFEKMNIPVLGMVRNMAYFACPQCGHQTKIFSHGESHGHGSADSDSGVVAECKRLGVEFLGDIPLDAKVCEDADRGVPTVVSEESDDRSVRRKAFLDVAQKVAQKIGLEWR; encoded by the exons ATGATGTCGATTGTTTCTCCGCTCTACATTGTTGTATCTGTCATCCACACCAATATGATACGAAAGAGACTATTTTCGACTCTTCGAGCTCTTCAACATGAAAATCCTTTG GGTCTTCCGCGATCCGGCACACCACCGTCATTCCCGCGCCGCCGGGGGTTACCAGAAAAGCGCAAGATCCGTGATGTCAAAAAAGTGATTGCGGTATCGTCAGCCAAGGGTGGTGTGGGCAAATCTACCATTGCAG TGAATCTTGCTTTGTCTTTAGCTCGCCGTGGGATTCGTACAGGTATCTTGGATACCGATATCTTTGGTCCCTCTATCCCAACTCTTCTCAACTTGTCAGGTGAACCCCGCCTTGATGAAA ACAACTGCCTCGTCCCTCTGACTAACTATGGCTTGAAATCCATGTCAATGGGCTACCTCCTCCCACAGCCAAAACCGGACCCATCCCAACCTACAGGCAACATTCCCATGGACACCACTCCTATCTCATGGCGTGGTCTGATGGTCACCAAGGCCATGCACCAACTTCTCCATTCCGTCTCCTGGGGCCCTCTGGATGTGCTGGTCCTGGACCTACCCCCGGGGACGGGCGACGTCCAATTAACAATTGGACAGGAGCTCATTGTAGACGGCGCCGTGATTGTAACCACGCCACAGGACATCGCTCTACGCGACGCCGTCCGCGGCTTTGGTATGTTCGAGAAAATGAACATCCCCGTCCTTGGGATGGTTCGCAACATGGCCTACTTTGCCTGCCCGCAGTGCGGTCATCAAACGAAGATCTTTTCCCATGGTGAAAgtcatggccatggctcgGCGGACTCGGACTCGGGCGTAGTTGCCGAGTGTAAGCGCCTAGGCGTGGAATTCCTCGGGGATATCCCTCTCGATGCCAAAGTCTGCGAGGACGCTGACCGCGGAGTGCCTACGGTTGTTTCAGAGGAAAGTGATGACCGCAGCGTAAGGCGCAAGGCTTTTCTGGATGTTGCTCAAAAGGTTGCGCAAAAAATTGGTCTGGAGTGGAGGTAA
- the bfr2 gene encoding AATF family protein, with translation MAPKTLAERLAELEDPTPKDFDPEDLERAGPDSDDEGNEAADPNAGREHYQAVGKARLRRQDPINLGKQYAGSKISREALEAESDDDPFRPRSSDEEEDSEDEEEEDSELGSDEDEDASEESEEERPQRSRTSAKDSKRQRKESQVSSDEKDGEGMDTDGSEETEGSEDDSEDGFDEDDMSGEFSSDDDQEGDEDGDDDEDEDEETDNRKVRFQETSKSDDREELRRLMSSDQKTIAATISQAAKADAAKGRAVKQQRATFDALLNARIKLQKGLTAINRLSVTTKGSDETPSIDGEAIKSAESAALALWSTLEDLRLALADAQTQDESKKRKRPSAVSVATSTDSLWKRMTDLESDAVPHRRTVLDKWSLKVRGSTAALPNARGKLLGASASSQQTISAVIDAQVASETGDRAAKRRRHSSDEGPEPVYDDTVFYQSLLRDLVEQRMSSSDAITNGIDTLHLQLPSRQGIHPITGMRKDKVKRDVDTRASKGRKMRFDVHEKLQNFMAPEDRGTWTITAREEFFASLLGKTASGLLREGDDEDASAAEESDEDREEVGLRLFRS, from the exons ATGGCGCCAAAAACACTTGCAGAACGGCTCGCGGAGCTGGAAGATCCTACACCTAAAG ATTTCGACCCCGAAGACTTAGAGCGCGCCGGGCCAGACAGTGACGATGAAGGTAATGAAGCTGCTGATCCCAATGCTGGACGAGAGCATTATCAGGCTGTAGG AAAGGCGAGGCTTCGCAGGCAGGACCCAATCAATCTCGGAAAACAATATGCCGGCTCGAAAATCAGCCGAGAGGCGCTTGAAGCCGAGAGTGATGACGACCCGTTTAGACCACGCTCaagcgacgaggaggaggatagtgaagacgaggaagaagaggattcTGAGCTAGGaagcgacgaggacgaagatgcATCTGAAGAGAGCGAAGAAGAGCGACCACAGAGATCCAGGACCTCCGCGAAGGATAGCAAGCGGCAGAGGAAGGAGTCGCAGGTTTCTTCGGACGAGAAGGACGGCGAGGGCATGGATACCGACGGGTCTGAAGAGACTGAAGGAAGCGAGGACGATTCGGAAGATGGATTCGACGAGGATGACATGAGCGGAGAATTTTCCTCCGACGACGATCAAGAGGGTGACGAGGACGgggatgacgacgaggacgaggacgaggaaacTGACAACCGGAAAGTGCGATTTCAGGAAACCTCCAAATCCGATGACCGCGAGGAATTGCGCCGACTCATGTCTTCCGACCAAAAAACAATTGCAGCCACCATTTCCCAGGCCGCCAAAGCAGACGCTGCCAAGGGCAGAGCCGTCAAACAGCAGCGTGCAACTTTCGACGCCTTGCTCAACGCACGGATCAAACTCCAAAAAGGCCTTACAGCGATCAACCGGCTCTCCGTCACAACAAAGGGAAGCGACGAAACGCCCAGCATCGACGGCGAAGCCATTAAGTCCGCCGAATCCGCGGCGCTCGCGCTTTGGTCCACCCTCGAAGACCTGCGCCTCGCTCTGGCAGACGCACAAACGCAGGACGAGTCCAAGAAACGCAAGCGACCTTCCGCCGTGTCCGTCGCGACATCCACCGATTCCCTCTGGAAGCGCATGACCGACCTCGAGTCCGACGCGGTCCCCCATCGCCGCACTGTGCTCGACAAGTGGTCCCTCAAGGTCCGTGGGTCCACCGCCGCACTCCCCAACGCCCGAGGAAAACTCCTCGGCGCTAGCGCCAGTAGTCAACAAACCATCAGCGCCGTCATCGACGCGCAGGTCGCTTCGGAGACGGGCGACCGCGCCGCCAAACGCCGGAGACATTCCTCCGACGAGGGTCCCGAACCCGTCTACGACGACACCGTCTTCTACCAGTCCCTGCTCCGGGACCTCGTCGAGCAGCGCATGTCGTCCTCCGACGCCATCACGAACGGCATCGACACCCTCCACCTCCAGCTGCCGTCCCGGCAAGGCATCCATCCTATTACCGGCATGCgcaaggacaaggtcaaaCGGGACGTGGACACCCGCGCCTCCAAAGGCCGAAAGATGCGGTTCGATGTCCacgagaagctgcagaaCTTTATGGCGCCTGAAGACCGCGGCACGTGGACCATTACCGCTCGCGAGGAGTTCTTCGCTTCCCTGCTTGGAAAGACAGCAAGTGGGTTATTGCGCGAAGGggacgatgaggatgccAGTGCTGCGGAGGAAAGCGATGAGGATCGTGAAGAGGTTGGGTTGCGGCTGTTCCGCAGCTAG
- a CDS encoding nucleoside 2-deoxyribosyltransferase domain-containing protein, protein MAQPKNHIIYAPSEETPRGVKSVFLAGTTSKVDPGDWRETLSTSLSDLPVTIYSPYRPDWDSSWREDIDFAPYREQVEWELDKLDKSDTVVIYFHPATQAPISLLELGLCARVPGKALVVCPEGYWKRGNVQIVCEKYGVEMVDNVDALRDAIVERLSFGVMADIAHPVPNKSDQRWFGFHSGFEKASVEGL, encoded by the exons ATGGCTCAGCCAAAGAACCACATTATCTATGCACCTTCAGAGGAGACTCCCCGCGGCGTAAAGTCTGTCTTCCTCGccggcaccaccagcaaagtGGACCCCGGTGACTGGCGCGAGACTCTATCCACCTCCCTCTCCGACCTGCCAGTCACGATCTACAGTCCTTACCGGCCTGATTGGGACAGCTCGTGGCGGGAGGACATTGATTTCGCTCCTTACCGAGAGCAGGTGGAGTGGGAGCTCGACAAGCTGGACAAATCCGACACCGTCGTTATATATTTCCATCCGGCCACCCAGGCACCGATCAGTTTACTGGAGCTTGGACTCTGTGCGCGAGTCCCCGGGAAGGCTCTTGTTGTCTGTCCTGAGGGATACTGGAAGAGGGGGAATGTGCAGATTGTGTGCGAAAAATACGGAGTTGAAATGGTGGACAATGTTGATGCGTTGAGGGACGCCATTGTCGAGAGATTGTCT TTCGGCGTGATGGCTGACATTGCTCATCCTGTTCCCAACAAGTCTGATCAACGCTGGTTTGGATTCCATTCCGGGTTTGAAAAGGCCTCAGTGGAAGGGCTATGA
- a CDS encoding Zn(II)2Cys6 transcription factor: MATGTSANRCEVRACQRCRKLKVGCDKAKPACRRCIKAGMRCVVPHAGSNKADRASTNYDKSILTDGLDDSLRNRDELTGSSISDKNGPFHSPSSYHKLTPHKRNRNPVSCIRCRRLKVRCDRQQPCHSCTKAKAVCAYGRSSGIHRDSDGESFADDSSAAVRFAAWSDRFRTDTHWITLVREVENSLSVHGSGLAPDSHSTHSNRPDILSDLPWGLKKVKSKSALLQRMPTRVVGEKLISMYIDVIEKTHHFLDLPVFQQQLLLFWEHPMEAEDSWLALLFVILYLGQEAHRTVDCGSTDLLLGVSRTEFLEVSQGFLHRTSFVAHPNLDINRTLCLMVVAKQLVRMSCSAMDTSWCLTGLILRIAMSIGLHSAQVDDPRLGKAERQTLDALWTSIVYLNLRQSVLTGMPILLRPRDYTCASPPSINGCPGRALPRLSSEEEPETFHVLFRRAVPLAAQLMDLSHDQARSETYEAIMHYTAETRHLLVHALETLRKSQPTTGEARQAIMLDILFRRLLLSVHRPFAHVEGAPLRYPLSYWTSLDCALAILVHQRDLWGAPAENSPVSRSFARLFWPDFLVAALTLSVYLLRADTPLDPPPSSGYGGMPARATLQDALRSCRDIWQLEKDGNICHSHAFILIDRVVSALEAMGSDSIPALNSADVESTIDAASGGVHQDSIQDRFGVTSHLGKLCPLPRLLGSLCTANC, translated from the exons ATGGCCACTGGTACTTCCGCCAATCGTTGTGAGGTTCGCGCTTGTCAACGATGTCGGAAGTTGAAAGTCGGCTGTGATAAGGCGAAACCAGCATGCCGCCGGTGCATCAAGGCCGGTATGCGTTGCGTGGTGCCCCACGCTGGGAGCAACAAGGCCGACAGGGCATCTACAAATTATGACAAGAGTATTCTGACGGACGGCCTGGATGATTCTCTGCGGAACAGGGATGAG CTCACCGGCAGCTCCATATCCGACAAAAATGGGCCCTTTCATTCCCCATCGAGCTACCACAAATTAACACCTCACAAGCGCAATCGCAATCCTGTGTCTTGTATCCGTTGTCGCCGATTAAAAGTCCGATGTGATCGACAGCAGCCATGCCACAGTTGCACAAAGGCAAAAGCAGTCTGTGCATATGGCCGGTCAAGCGGAATTCACCGTGATTCTGATGGAGAATCTTTTGCGGACGACTCGAGTGCTGCCGTTCGCTTTGCTGCGTGGAGTGACCGGTTCCGGACAGACACTCACTGGATAACCCTCGTCAGGGAG GTTGAAAACTCTCTATCAGTACATGGTTCCGGACTAGCTCCTGACAGCCATTCCACTCATTCCAATCGACCCGATATATTGTCGGATCTTCCTTGGGGACTAAAGAAGGTGAAATCGAAAAGTGCACTGCTACAGCGCATGCCGACTCGAGTGGTTGGAGAGAAGTTGATTTCTATGTATATCGACGTTATTGAAAAGACGCACCATTTCCTGGACCTGCCAGTATTCCAGCAACAGTTGCTGCTCTTCTGGGAGCACCCTATGGAAGCTGAAGATAGTTGGCTAGCCCTGCTTTTTGTCATTCTATACCTCGGCCAAGAAGCCCATCGTACCGTCGATTGTGGTTCGACGGACTTACTCCTGGGCGTATCGCGAACTGAGTTCTTAGAAGTATCGCAAGGATTTCTCCATCGCACCTCGTTCGTTGCACACCCGAATCTGGACATCAATCGCACTCTATGCCTCATGGTCGTTGCGAAGCAGTTGGTGCGAATGTCCTGCTCCGCGATGGATACTTCGTGGTGTCTAACGGGATTGATATTGCGCATTGCCATGAGCATTGGTTTGCACTCGGCACAAGTGGATGACCCGAGGCTGGGAAAGGCTGAACGACAGACGCTGGACGCTCTCTGGACATCGATCGTGTATCTCAACCTCCGTCAGTCGGTTCTGACGGGAATGCCAATCCTGCTCCGGCCACGAGATTACACTTGCGCATCTCCTCCCAGCATCAATGGGTGTCCTGGCAGAGCTCTCCCACGGCTGAgttcggaggaggagccagAGACCTTCCATGTCCTTTTCCGACGCGCCGTCCCACTCGCAGCTCAATTAATGGACCTGAGCCACGACCAGGCTCGGTCAGAAACCTATGAGGCTATTATGCACTACACAGCGGAGACCAGACACTTGCTGGTCCATGCACTAGAAACACTACGAAAATCCCAGCCGACGACCGGCGAAGCCCGGCAAGCCATCATGCTCGACATTCTATTCCGTCGGCTCCTCCTGTCCGTCCACCGTCCCTTTGCCCACGTTGAAGGTGCTCCACTCCGGTATCCTCTCTCGTACTGGACATCCCTAGACTGCGCCCTGGCAATCCTCGTCCACCAACGGGACCTCTGGGGAGCTCCAGCGGAAAACTCCCCTGTCAGCCGATCTTTCGCCCGCCTCTTCTGGCCGGACTTTCTCGTTGCGGCACTCACGCTATCCGTGTACCTGCTTCGAGCAGACACGCCACTCGATCCGCCGCCGAGCAGCGGGTACGGTGGCATGCCCGCGCGTGCCACATTGCAGGATGCATTGCGCTCGTGCAGAGACATCTGGCAACTAGAGAAAGACGGAAATATTTGTCATTCGCATGCGTTTATATTGATTGACCGCGTTGTTTCAGCTTTGGAGGCGATGGGTTCCGATAGTATACCGGCCTTGAACAGTGCTGATGTCGAAAGCACCATCGATGCAGCTAGTGGTGGGGTCCACCAAGACAGTATTCAGGATAGATTCGGTGTGACAAGCCACTTGGGTAAGTTATGTCCATTGCCTAGATTACTCGGCAGTTTGTGTACGGCTAATTGCTAA
- a CDS encoding putative MFS monocarboxylate transporter — protein MATQAQSSSQNGMIAAESKLEANANPAAKPSFPEGGVRAWSVVFGASIALGCAFGYLSAFGNYEAYYSEHQLAQKTASEIAWIGSIQIFLQYITSLISGSLFDLHGAKILLIPGSISFVFSIMMTSLCRKYYQAILAQGILGGLSTGFIFTPSLAAIGHYFQKKRGLAMGICAAGSSLGGLLFPIALKHALYSRRLGFGWGVRVVGFVVLGLLAIACTLVRERLPPRKGRFFLLRAFLQPSYSFLVAAVFLSFWGMWVPCFFIVSQRRLAAREDHTGIFGGRFGRLNMLVCVYAANSIMLLGWIRITTAAGLIAWAAVFGFVSGAIISLYPVSIAQLAPRPQEIGTYMGQASAVVSVAGLTGTPIAGALIRSYGYEAAALFAGLSMVVCTCLAAVSRGFYAGKLLAKV, from the exons ATGGCAACTCAAGCACAGTCTTCGTCTCAAAATGGCATGATTGCCGCTGAGTCGAAGTTGGAGGCAAACGCAAATCCAGCTGCAAAGCCTTcgttcccagaaggaggagTAAGAGCATGGTCCGTCGTTTTCGGTGCAAGCATTGCTTTGGGATGTGCCTTTGGATATCTATCTGCTTTTGG CAACTATGAGGCATACTACAGTGAGCACCAGTTAGCTCAGAAGACGGCCTCGGAGATCGCATGGATTGGCTCAATCCAGATATTTCTCCAGTACATTACCAGTCTAATCTCAGGAAGTCTGTTTGATCTGCACGGGGCAAAG ATACTGTTAATACCAGGGTCGATCTCTTTCGTTTTCTCCATCATGATGACGAGCCTGTGCCGAAAGTATTACCAAGCCATTCTCGCCCAAGGGATCCTCGGCGGCTTAAGCACCGGCTTCATCTTCACTCCCTCCCTTGCGGCCATTGGCCACTATTTCCAGAAGAAACGGGGACTTGCCATGGGCATCTGTGCTGCGGGTTCTTCCTTGGGTGGTCTCCTGTTCCCCATCGCTTTGAAACATGCTCTCTATAGCCGGCGATTAGGGTTTGGTTGGGGCGTTCGCGTGGTCGGGTTCGTGGTTTTGGGCCTTTTGGCTATCGCCTGCACCCTAGTCAGAGAGAGGCTACCACCACGCAAGGGCCGGTTCTTCCTGCTCCGCGCGTTTCTGCAACCATCATACTCCTTCCTAGTGGCCGCCGTCTTCCTCAGTTTCTGGGGGATGTGGGTGCCGTGTTTCTTCATCGTCTC TCAACGCCGGCTCGCTGCTAGGGAGGATCATACCGGGATTTTTGGCGGACGGTTCGGCCGTCTGAACATGCTAGTCTGTGTATACGCcgccaacagcatcatgcTTCTCGGCTGGATCCGCATCACCACAGCTGCCGGCCTTATCGCCTGGGCAGCAGTGTTTGGCTTTGTCTCGGGAGCGATCATCTCCCTGTATCCCGTGTCTATAGCACAGCTGGCACCCCGACCGCAGGAGATTGGAACGTATATGGGACAGGCCAGCGCGGTTGTCTCCGTTGCTGGGCTGACGGGGACGCCGATTGCGGGGGCGCTTATTCGAAGCTACGGGTACGAGGCAGCGGCGTTGTTTGCGGGCTTGTCGATGGTTGTGTGTACTTGTCTGGCTGCCGTCTCTAGGGGTTTTTACGCAGGAAAGCTGCTCGCCAAGGTTTAA
- a CDS encoding putative NAD binding Rossmann fold oxidoreductase: MAVQKLKVGIAGLGRVGKLHAINFLHRTPRAELVAAFSPDPAEIAWGKQKLEPYGVTLYDNYDKMLEHPGLMAVAIGTATPVHAEEAIKAIDRDLHVLCEKPLSTDVEVCKSVVNKARTKPHLKVMCGFSRRFDESYRDVYDKISQGLIGKPSILRSQTCDKYDPSGFYVAYSAWSGGVFVDMSVHDIDLTLWFFGDDVVPKTISAYGITAVQPELKKFNDYDNAVGIVEFHNGKIAYYYCSRMMAHGQEDTTEIIGTEGKLSVNSNPQRNLVNFYHSGGITREAPSNFIGRFGPAFVTEANEFTAACLDNTPLPMKLSNAVKAVEIGAYLQEALVTGKQIHFDEIGRRVERAQI; encoded by the exons ATGGCAGTACAGAAGCTTAAGGTTGGCATTGCTGGCTTAGGCCGAGTGGGCAAGCTCCACGCGATCAACTTCTTGCACCGCACCCCCAGAGCTGAATTGGTGGCTGCATTTTCGCCTGACCCAGCAGAGATCGCCTGGGGAAAACAGAAACTTGAGCCGTACGGTGTCACTCTCTATGACAATTACGATAAGATGCTTGAGCACCCAGGACTGATGGCCGTCGCGATCGGTACTGCAACCCCTGTACATGCGGAAGAAGCAATCAAAGCTATCGatcgtgacttgcacgtcCTCTGTGAGAAACCATTGTCTACTGATGTTGAAGTG TGCAAGTCTGTCGTAAACAAGGCGAGAACCAAGCCACACCTCAAGGTCATGTGCGGCTTCTCTCGACGATTTGACGAGTCCTACCGTGACGTATACGACAAGATCAGCCAAGGACTCATCGGAAAACCTTCAATCCTCCGCAGCCAGACCTGTGATAAGTATGATCCTTCGGGATTTTATGTTGCATACTCTGCGTGGTCGGGGGGTGTCTTCGTGGACATGTCCGTGCACGACATCGACCTCACTCTGTGGTTCTTCGGTGATGACGTGGTCCCCAAGACTATCTCTGCATATGGAATTACCGCTGTGCAACcggagctgaagaagttcAACGACTATGACAATGCTGTGGGGATTGTTGAATTCCACAACGGCAAGATAGCATACTACTATTGCTCTCGCATGATGGCGCATGGCCAAGAAGACACCACAGAAATCATTGGCACCGAGGGCAAGTTGTCTGTGAACTCCAACCCGCAGCGGAACCTGGTGAACTTCTACCATTCGGGAGGTATTACTCGTGAGGCTCCCTCCAATTTCATAGGTCGCTTCGGACCTGCGTTCGTGACGGAGGCCAATGAATTTACCGCCGCATGCTTGGATAACACGCCACTCCCGATGAAGCTAAGTAACGCCGTCAAAGCTGTTGAGATTGGTGCATACCTCCAGGAGGCTTTGGTTACAGGCAAGCAGATTCACTTTGACGAGATTGGAAGGCGGGTGGAGAGAGCCCAGATTTGA